One Aegilops tauschii subsp. strangulata cultivar AL8/78 chromosome 7, Aet v6.0, whole genome shotgun sequence genomic window carries:
- the LOC109749043 gene encoding probable L-ascorbate peroxidase 4, peroxisomal has product MAAPVVDAEYLRQVDRARRALRALIASKGCAPIMLRLAWHDAGTYDVNTRTGGANGSIRYEEEYTHGSNAGLKIAIDLLEPIKAKHPKVTYADLYQLAGVVAVEVTGGPTVEFIPGRRDSSVCPREGRLPDAKKGAPHLRDIFYRMGLTDKDIVALSGGHSLGKAHPERSGFDGAWTRDPLKFDNSYFLELLKGESEGLLKLPTDKALLDDAEFRRYVELYAKDEDAFFKDYAESHKKLSELGFTPRISGLASTKSDVSTAVVLAQSAVGVAVAAAVVIAGYLYEASKRSK; this is encoded by the exons ATGGCGGCTCCGGTGGTGGACGCCGAGTACCTGCGCCAGGTCGACAGGGCGCGCCGCGCCCTCCGCGCCCTCATCGCCTCCAAGGGATGCGCCCCCATCATGCTCCGCCTCGC ATGGCACGATGCTGGCACGTATGATGTGAACACAAGAACTGGTGGCGCAAATGGTTCAATTAGATACGAGGAAGAGTACACCCATGGTTCAAATGCTGGCTTAAAAATTGCTATTGATCTCCTCG AGCCTATTAAAGCGAAGCATCCAAAGGTTACATATGCAGACCTTTATCAG CTTGCTGGAGTAGTTGCAGTTGAAGTCACGGGGGGTCCAACTGTTGAGTTCATCCCTGGAAGACGT GATTCGTCAGTTTGTCCCCGTGAAGGGCGCCTTCCTGATGCTAAGAAAG GCGCACCACATCTGAGGGACATCTTTTATCGAATGGGCTTAACAGACAAAGATATTGTAGCACTATCTGGGGGCCATAGTCTG GGAAAGGCGCATCCTGAAAGGTCTGGGTTTGACGGTGCATGGACTCGTGATCCTCTGAAGTTTGACAACTCATACTTTCT TGAGCTACTGAAAGGGGAATCAGAGGGTCTTCTGAAGCTCCCTACTGATAAGGCATTGTTGGATGATGCTGAATTTAGACGCTATGTGGAGCTTTATGCAAAG GACGAGGATGCTTTCTTCAAGGACTACGCTGAATCACACAAGAAACTTTCTGAACTTGGCTTCACACCACGGATCAGTGGCCTAGCTTCTACAAAATCAGATGTTTCAACTGCTGTTGTACTTGCACAGAGTGCAGTGGGGGTAGCAGTTGCGGCAGCTGTAGTCATCGCGGGCTACCTGTACGAGGCTTCCAAGAGGAGCAAGTAA